A genomic window from Cucumis melo cultivar AY chromosome 8, USDA_Cmelo_AY_1.0, whole genome shotgun sequence includes:
- the LOC103486029 gene encoding uncharacterized protein LOC103486029, with protein sequence MGLTMEMGFRVRKFVVVSIRTCYRSVRNYPFLFGLLCFLILLYRSCPFLFSLLVSASPVLICTAVLLGTLLSYGQPNIPEIETEKVSRDVASLRSGILDNATVVAKEDDSFTVERFEGNEVENSYVERGSEEERKTSKHDEHAGFVDFVPVIHERNREIQFEKGHVEDEKGGVEKFEKGGVEKAAAEKELHNSELEERREIYERDLDVRSLATDDENAMENQLLAAQSMRNEILEVVDRNISIEPVHKGDHLSLSLNDKDDHDENGYDSSGSESDRAESSSPDASMADIIPLLDELHPLLDSETPLPAHRSNEESDASSEQSHKSDGECVMSDDEAENQGEEGGVVEHDEDEDEDDDEGMQEEKEDESKSAIKWTEDDQKNLMDLGSLELERNQRLENLIARRRARNNLRMLAGKNLIDLDGFELPANVPPISTARRNPFDLPYDSYSNMGLPPIPGSAPSILLPRRNPFDLPYDPNEEKPDLKSDDFEQEFLAPQQKDMFRRHESFSVGPSNFAVPKQEQQNIRWKPYFMPEKIAAEGTSYSPLERQFSEVSESKMSSVSDTESMSSIADQDDKKPDESQSFLETTAVSYLDPTARGIEHGNGPWEDIGSEDYVQENRDVHHEVIEITLGSTESHFESISGSSVIRGADTPLEINASEIHSKSVLVETDFSSNSSLSSLSEEENETAFEVKTDEVKPSSDHTEESSIDTTNISVPALEEDGDFKLASEVLDDNQHREPVYDSSPSAEGKESDVHSEIEQDITSSLKDMDDVSSELHIVDKNEKESREVAEVIVPEVTKIESPKHDTNYDAQNLSVAPEFSFEDVSINSGLSFSDNALMEKGIVDSVKEDKDRLTSHVDDIVDGVHKIEDENLDSPPSCDKRSSWGLTFTEPEDKLSSAVNHVSADIGSPSNAKHVEMHETVNNEENPQLEQTKIGRSSSLDSSSVREVILQTDVVCHTDQPTTSILNLGSEIPAQDTNDLVGMNDSGAISHDHLTTTNAAIPESQEQKCPVVEEQVELISLSSTFPPKFEQVEERSMNEKEVVRSQQNIVEPSSVKSHTKSEDLQNLDIKISSSGSSTSAVTPEVISSVTELGQSWSDKRMVEPVLSNRDNAQEPGDFSTDFAAEVISENTSPNVHQDISAAQSSVEPDSPSSSSDHDFSSPNTGRYPKDGIVDGIVFQDREEVSKHLDFLAEAYGSRFSEQMIREEVDEIADIDEGLLLELEEVGDFSVKEVGEPVLEKKVLPEEAQEERFELGSNSNSTEAKSDIPILEARTLDDINLAFRQLQEGVDVEDVILPSAIESEVNEDAKPETSSDMEVVEARSLGDIHDAVLQALERNIDELGSSSDSSETKSDIPMLEAKSLDDINFAFRQLHEGVDVEDVILPSMVNNQVTGKAKPETSSDLEFVEARSLGDIHVALMQLSEKNIGESGSSSNPTEIKSDIPILEARSLDDINLAFRQLHEGVDVEDVILPSAIKSQVEEEAKTETNSDMEVVEARSLGDIHVALMQSPEKNLNEHPESSMSNVPSEGLEPAGVDSIIEIASSNATNADKPAADTVDESVDPNVSASKTDADKLAADTVDEKSVDPNVSASKTKDKKEKSGKSSGSSSSSSSSDSD encoded by the exons ATGGGATTGACAATGGAAATGGGGTTTCGTGTTAGGAAATTTGTAGTCGTATCTATCAGAACTTGCTACAGATCAGTTCGTAACTATCCATTTCTTTTCGGGTTGCTGTGTTTTTTGATTCTTCTGTATAGATCGTGTCCGTTTTTGTTTTCCCTTTTGGTATCTGCTTCCCCTGTTTTGATTTGTACGGCTGTTTTGCTTGGAACCCTTCTGAGTTATGGGCAGCCTAATATACCTGAAATTGAAACGGAGAAGGTTTCACGTGATGTAGCTTCTTTGAGATCTGGGATTTTGGACAATGCTACTGTTGTTGCTAAGGAGGATGATAGTTTTACTGTAGAGAGATTTGAAGGTAATGAAGTAGAAAATTCTTATGTGGAAAGGGGTTCTGAAGAAGAGAGGAAGACAAGCAAGCATGATGAACATGCTGGTTTTGTTGACTTTGTTCCGGTGATCCATGAACGCAATCGTGAAATTCAGTTTGAGAAGGGTCATGTTGAGGATGAGAAGGGTGGTGTTGAGAAGTTTGAGAAGGGCGGAGTTGAGAAGGCAGCAGCAGAGAAGGAACTCCATAATTCAGAGTTGGAGGAAAGGAGAGAAATTTATGAAAGGGATTTGGATGTTAGAAGTTTGGCAACAGATGATGAAAATGCTATGGAGAACCAGCTTTTGGCTGCCCAAAGCATGAGAAATGAGATTCTTGAAGTAGTAGATCGTAACATATCGATAGAACCTGTTCATAAAGGTGATCATCTAAGCTTATCTCTCAATGATAAAGATGATCATGATGAAAATGGTTATGATTCTTCAGGTTCTGAGTCTGATAGAGCAGAAAGCTCTTCGCCTGATGCCTCAATGGCTGATATCATACCTTTGCTGGATGAGTTGCACCCTCTCTTGGACTCAGAAACTCCACTACCTGCCCATAGGTCGAATGaagagtcagatgcttcttcagAACAATCTCATAAAAGTGATGGTGAATGTGTGATGTCAGATGATGAGGCTGAAAATCAAGGAGAAGAAGGTGGTGTTGTTGAACATGATGAGGATGAGGATGAGGATGATGATGAGGGGATGCAGGAAGAGAAAGAGGATGAGAGCAAATCTGCTATCAAGTGGACTGAGGATGATCAAAAGAATCTCATGGATTTGGGGAGTTTAGAGCTAGAGAGGAATCAGCGTTTGGAAAATCTCATTGCAAGGAGAAGAGCAAGGAACAACTTGAGAATGTTGGCTGGGAAGAATTTGATAGACTTGGATGGTTTTGAACTTCCTGCAAACGTACCACCCATATCTACAGCCAGACGTAACCCATTTGATCTCCCTTATGATTCTTACAGTAATATGGGATTACCACCAATTCCTGGGTCTGCTCCATCCATTTTGTTGCCTAGACGTAATCCATTTGATCTCCCATATGATCCAAATGAAGAAAAACCAGATCTCAAGAGTGACGACTTTGAACAAGAATTTTTGGCACCTCAACAGAAAGATATGTTCCGAAGACATGAAAGTTTCAGTGTGGGCCCCTCCAACTTTGCAGTTCCCAAGCAAGAGCAGCAGAATATTAGATGGAAACCATATTTCATGCCTGAAAAAATAGCTGCCGAAGGAACAAGCTACTCACCACTGGAGAGACAATTTAGTGAAGTCAGTGAATCAAAAATGAGTTCTGTTTCCGATACCGAATCAATGAGTTCTATTGCAGATCAGGATGACAAGAAGCCTGATGAATCACAGTCTTTTTTGGAAACAACAGCGGTTTCTTATCTTGACCCCACAGCCAGGGGTATTGAGCATGGAAATGGGCCATGGGAGGATATAGGCTCTGAAGATTATGTACAAGAAAACAGAGATGTGCATCATGAAGTGATTGAGATAACTTTGGGATCTACCGAGAGTCATTTTGAGAGCATATCTGGATCCTCTGTCATCAGAGGTGCAGATACCCCATTGGAGATTAACGCCAGTGAAATTCACTCCAAAAGTGTATTAGTTGAAACGGACTTCAGCAGCAATTCCAGCTTGTCTTCATTGtcagaagaagaaaatgaaacgGCATTTGAGGTCAAAACAGATGAGGTGAAACCAAGTAGCGATCATACAGAGGAATCTAGCATCGACACTACGAACATATCAGTGCCAGCCCTTGAAGAAGATGGAGACTTCAAGCTTGCCAGTGAAGTGTTGGATGACAATCAACATAGGGAGCCTGTTTACGACTCAAGCCCTTCAGCAGAAG GTAAGGAATCTGATGTTCATTCTGAAATAGAGCAGGACATCACTTCCAGTTTGAAAGATATGGATGATGTCTCCTCAGAGTTACATATAGTcgataaaaatgaaaaagagtCGAGGGAAGTTGCTGAAGTTATTGTTCCTGAGGTTACAAAGATCGAATCCCCCAAACACGACACCAATTATGATGCTCAAAACTTATCTGTGGCCCCTGAATTTTCATTTGAGGATGTTTCAATAAATTCTGGTCTGTCCTTCTCAGACAATGCGCTGATGGAGAAAGGAATAGTTGATAGTGTGAAGGAAGATAAAGATCGGCTGACAAGTCATGTGGACGATATTGTTGATGGAGTTCACAAAATTGAAGATGAGAATCTAGATTCCCCACCTTCATGTGATAAGAGATCTTCTTGGGGTCTGACTTTTACCGAACCAGAGGACAAACTGTCTTCAGCTGTAAACCATGTTTCAGCAGATATTGGGTCACCTTCAAATGCTAAACATGTAGAAATGCATGAAACAGTAAATAACGAAGAAAATCCTCAGCTTGAACAAACAAAAATCGGTAGATCAAGTTCATTGGATAGCAGTTCTGTGCGGGAAGTGATTTTGCAAACTGATGTAGTTTGTCATACTGATCAACCTACTACTTCTATATTAAATCTTGGTTCAGAAATCCCTGCTCAGGACACCAATGACCTGGTTGGAATGAATGATTCTGGGGCTATTTCTCATGACCATTTGACtactaccaatgcagccattCCTGAATCACAGGAACAAAAGTGTCCAGTGGTGGAGGAGCAAGTCGAATTGATTTCTTTGAGTTCGACATTTCCTCCTAAATTTGAGCAAGTTGAGGAGCGGTCAATGAACGAGAAAGAAGTTGTTAGGTCCCAACAAAATATTGTTGAGCCCTCAAGTGTCAAATCACACACAAAGAGTGAAGACCTGCAAAATCTGGATATAAAAATTTCTTCTTCGGGTTCTAGTACTTCTGCTGTGACTCCTGAAGTTATTTCATCTGTTACTGAATTAGGGCAGTCGTGGTCAGACAAGCGAATGGTTGAACCTGTTCTTAGTAACCGTGACAATGCTCAG GAACCAGGTGATTTTTCGACAGATTTTGCTGCTGAAGTAATCTCTGAAAATACATCACCAAATGTTCATCAAGACATTTCGGCTGCTCAATCTTCTGTAGAACCTGATTCCCCCTCATCTTCTTCGGATCATGACTTCAGTTCACCAAATACTGGAAGGTATCCAAAAGATGGCATTGTGGATGGAATTGTATTTCAGGATCGCGAGGAGGTTTCGAAGCATTTGGACTTTCTGGCAGAAGCATATGGATCTCGTTTTTCAGAACAGATGATTAGGGAAGAGGTAGATGAAATAGCAGATATCGATGAAGGTTTGTTATTGGAATTGGAGGAAGTTGGGGATTTCAGCGTCAAAGAAGTTGGGGAACCAGTTCTTGAGAAAAAGGTACTCCCAGAGGAAGCTCAAGAAGAGAGATTTGAATTGGGTTCTAATTCCAATTCGACAGAAGCTAAATCAGATATACCAATTCTTGAAGCAAGAACACTGGATGATATCAACTTGGCCTTTAGGCAACTCCAAGAAGGAGTAGATGTGGAGGATGTCATTCTTCCCAGTGCGATTGAAAGCGAAGTTAATGAAGACGCCAAACCTGAAACAAGTTCAGATATGGAGGTTGTGGAAGCGAGATCCCTGGGAGATATTCATGATGCAGTGTTGCAAGCATTGGAAAGGAATATTGATGAACTAGGATCTAGTTCTGACAGCTCAGAAACCAAATCGGATATACCAATGCTTGAAGCAAAATCACTTGATGATATCAACTTTGCTTTTAGGCAACTCCACGAAGGAGTTGACGTGGAGGATGTCATTCTTCCCAGTATGGTTAATAACCAAGTTACTGGAAAAGCCAAGCCTGAAACAAGTTCGGATTTGGAATTCGTTGAAGCAAGATCTTTGGGAGATATACATGTTGCTTTGATGCAACTCTCCGAGAAAAACATAGGTGAATCAGGTTCTAGTTCCAATCCCACTGAAATTAAATCAGATATACCAATTCTTGAAGCAAGATCACTTGATGATATCAACTTAGCTTTTAGGCAACTCCATGAAGGAGTAGATGTGGAGGATGTCATCCTTCCCAGTGCGATCAAAAGCCAGGTTGAAGAAGAAGCCAAAACTGAAACAAATTCAGATATGGAAGTCGTTGAAGCAAGATCACTGGGAGATATTCATGTTGCCTTGATGCAATCCCCAGAGAAAAACTTGAATGAACATCCAGAAAGTTCTATGTCAAATGTTCCATCAGAGGGATTAGAACCAGCTGGAGTGGATTCTATCATTGAGATTGCCTCATCTAATGCGACCAATGCCGATAAACCAGCTGCAGATACAGTTGATGAATCTGTAGATCCAAATGTTTCTGCTTCCAAAACCGATGCCGATAAATTAGCAGCTGATACAGTTGATGAAAAATCTGTAGATCCAAACGTTTCTGCTTCCAAAACCAAAGACAAGAAGGAAAAGTCTGGAAAATCTTCTGGATCCAGCTCCAGCTCAAGCTCTAGTGATTCTGATTGA
- the LOC103486028 gene encoding uncharacterized protein LOC103486028, with product MSARKSRANATEKVLSNQEQQARINEVKKFMGPIAHKLPVLCSDASILRYLKARNWNTKKANKMLKETLKWRLEYKPEKISWEDIAQEAKTGKIYRANYTDRQGRTVLVMRPSSQNTESTAGQIRYLVYCMEHAILSSNSTDGYIVWLIDFHGWNTSCLSLKVTRDTAHVLQNHYPERLGLAILYNPPKVFESFWVMVRPFLESKTSKKVKFVYSNNPESLKIMADNFDADKLETSFGGKNPIGFNYEDYSQRMMEDDKKMTRFIDSGCSSPTYKALLSKSQLLDSAASDFDSQASDDESDTDEMPSNLGLPDDKLQEATSATTSDSR from the exons ATGTCTGCTAGAAAGTCGAGAGCTAATGCGACAGAGAAGGTTTTGTCCAATCAAGAACAGCAGGCCAGG ATAAATGAAGTCAAAAAGTTCATGGGTCCAATTGCTCATAAGCTTCCTGTTTTGTGCTCGGATGCTTCTATTCTGAGGTATCTCAAAGCAAGAAACTGGAATACAAAGAAGGCCAATAAAATGTTGAAGGAAACTTTAAAATGGAGGCTAGAATACAAGCCAGAGAAGATAAGTTGG GAAGATATTGCTCAGGAGGCCAAGACGGGAAAAATATATAGAGCTAATTACACTGACAGACAAGGAAGGACTGTCCTTGTAATGAGGCCAAGTAGTCAG AATACGGAATCAACAGCTGGACAGATACGATATTTGGTTTACTGTATGGAGCATGCGATCTTGAGTTCAAATTCAACTGATGGATACATCGTATGGTTAATTGATTTTCATGGCTGGAACACATCTTGTCTTTCACTGAAGGTTACTCGAGATACAGCTCACGTCCTTCAAAATCATTATCCTGAACGATTGGGCCTTGCTATTCTCTACAACCCACCAAAGGTGTTTGAGTCCTTTTGGGTG ATGGTAAGACCATTCCTAGAGTCAAAGACATCCAAAAAAGTGAAGTTTGTGTATTCCAACAACCCAGAGAGCCTAAAGATAATGGCAGACAACTTCGACGCTGACAAATTGGAAACTTCATTTGGTGGCAAAAACCCTATTGGGTTTAACTATGAAGATTATTCACAAAGAATGATGGAAGATGACAAGAAAATGACTCGTTTTATTGACTCTGGATGCTCTTCTCCAACTTACAAAGCTCTTTTATCCAAATCACAGCTGCTGGACTCGGCCGCATCCGATTTTGATTCTCAGGCTTCTGACGACGAAAGCGACACCGACGAAATGCCATCAAATTTGGGGCTTCCAGATGACAAGCTACAAGAAGCCACTTCGGCGACGACATCCGATTCCAGATGA